GTACGTGGCCGCGTTGAGGTCGGACGGCTGTGGCGGGAGCACCGTCGCGAGGCGCTGATCGTCGGGGTCGCGTCGCCGTTGGGGTACCTGCTGGTGCTGTACGCGCTGCAGATCGCTCCCGTGAGCCTCGTTGCGCCTGCGCGGGAGCTGTCGATCGTCTTCGGCGGGGTTGCGGCGTGGCTGCTGCTGGGTGAGCGCAACGCAGTGCGAAGGCTGATCGGTTCGGTCGTGGTGCTGGCCGGGATCGCTGCGATTGCGGTGGCCTGAGCCGCTCCGGTAGGCATGCAGCCATGGAAGTACTGAGCAGCCGGATGCTGATCCACCCGCGTGATCCGCAGATCTCGACGGCCTTCTATCGCGACACTCTCGGCCTGGCCGTCGAGCGCGAATTCCCCGGTGGCACGCGGTTCTTCGCCGGCGGCGGCTCGATCGAGGTGGTCGGCTCCGGGCAGACCGCGCCGAGCCCGGACGTCAACCTGTTCCTGCAGGTCCGCGACCTGCCCGCGGTGCTCGCCGACCTGGCCGTCCGCGGGGTCGAGCCGGTGCGCGGGCCGCAGCGCGAGCCGTGGGGGACGGACGAGGCGTGGATCACCGATCCGGACGGTCTGCGGATCGTGCTCGTCGAAGTCCCCGAAGACCACCCGTTGCGCCGCGACAGCCGTTAGCCTGGCTTTCGCGCTCGCAGTTGCGCGGCCAGCGCGGTGAAGCCTGGCGGCTCCCAAGTCCAGGTCTGCAGGTCGGTGAAGCCCGCTTCGGCGGCTTCGTCGGCCAGCTCGTGACGGGTAACCTGTAGCAACTTTTCGTGCGCAGACAGCAACAAGCGTCCGCCGGGGCGCAGCACGCGGAACAGTTCGGCGAACGCGGCCGGCCGGTCGTCCCAGAGCTGGACGTTGTTCACCGTGAGTACCACGTCCACGCTGGCGTCCGCGGATCCGGTGTGTGCGGCCGTGCCCGCGCGAAGTTCGACACGGTCGCCGCAGCGGGCACGGCACAGTTCGCGCATCTCGGCGGACGGCTCGACGCCGATCACCTCGCCGGCCAGCCGGCTCGCGGCGTCCAGGCCGAGCCCCGGGCCGGGGCCGGTGACCAGCACCGTTTCGTCGGGTTCGAGCTGGGCGAGGTCGACGATGCGCTGTTCGGTGGCCGCGTTGGCGAACGCCATCAGCCTGCCGCCGATGCGGCCGAGCAGGCCGCTCGGGTGGCCGAACGCCCGGTCCAGCGTGGCGCCGGGGGAGGGTGAAGTGGTCATACTTCGAGGTCACCACGAGCGCCGTGACCTCGCATCGGGGATGACCCCCACCCGCACCCGGAGGTCCATGGGAACATGGGAGCCGGACACTCCCGACCATCCCGAGGACAGCCCGAGTGACAGCGCCCAAGACGTTCGCCGACACCACCTTCACGCCGCCGGAGTTCATCCGCAACTTCTGCATCATCGCCCACATCGACCACGGCAAGTCGACACTGGCCGACCGGATGCTGCAGCTGACCGGCGTCGTCGAGGAGCGGGCCATGCGCGCGCAGTACCTCGACCGCATGGACATCGAGCGGGAACGCGGCATCACGATCAAGGCCCAGAACGTCCGGCTGCCGTGGCAGGTCGGCGGAGTCGATCACGTGCTGCACCTGATCGACACGCCCGGCCACGTCGACTTCACCTACGAGGTCTCCCGCGCGCTCGAAGCGTGCGAGGGCGCGATCCTGCTGGTCGACGCGGCGCAGGGGATCGAGGCCCAGACGCTGGCGAACCTGTACCTGGCGCTGGAGAACGACCTGCACATCATCCCGGTGCTGAACAAGATCGACCTGCCCTCGGCGGATCCGGAGAAGTACGCCGCGGAGATCGCGCACATCATCGGCTGCGATCCCTCGGACGTGCTGCGCGTGTCGGCCAAGACCGGCGTGGGCGTGGCCGAGCTGCTGGACGAGTGCGTGCGCCAGGTCCCGCCGCCGGTCGGCGACGCGGACGCACCCGCCCGGGCGATGATCTTCGACTCGGTCTACGACACCTACCGCGGCGTGGTCACCTACATCCGCGTGGTGGACGGGAAGATCACCCCGCGCGAGAAGATCCGGATGATGTCCACCGGGGCCACGCACGAGCTGCTCGAGGTCGGCATCATCTCGCCGGAGCCGAAGGTCAGCAAGGGGCTCGGCGTCGGCGAGGTCGGCTACCTGATCACCGGCGTGAAGGACGTGCGCCAGTCGAAGGTCGGCGACACCGTGACCGCGGAGCGCAACGGCGCGAAGGAGCCGCTGGCCGGCTACCGCGAGCCGAAGCCGATGGTGTTCTCCGGCCTGTACCCGGTGGACGGCTCGGACTATCCGGAGCTGCGTGAGGCGCTGGAGAAGCTGCAGCTCAACGACGCCGCGCTGACCTATGAACCGGAGACCTCGGTGGCGCTGGGCTTCGGCTTCCGCTGTGGCTTCCTCGGGCTGCTGCATCTGGAGATCACCCGCGACCGGCTGGAGCGCGAGTTCGGCCTCGACCTGATCTCGACCGCGCCGAACGTGGTGTACCGGGTGGTCCTGGAGGACCGCAGCGAGCTCGTGGTCACCAACCCGTCGGACTGGCCGACCGGGCTGAAGATCTCCGAGGTGCACGAGCCGGTGTCGAAGGTGAGCATCCTCGCGCCCTCCGAGTTCGTCGGCACGATCATGGAGCTGTGCCAGGCGAAGCGCGGCACCCTGCAGGGCATGGACTACCTGTCCGAGGACCGGGTGGAGCTGCGGTACACGATCCCGCTCGCGGAGATCATCTTCGACTTCTTCGACACGCTGAAGTCGCGCACCCGCGGATACGCCTCGCTCGACTACGAGGAGTCCGGCGAGCAGGCGGCCGACCTGGTGAAGGTGGACATCCTGCTGCAGGGCGAGACGGTGGACGCGTTCTCGGCGATCGTGCACAAGGACGCCGCCTACACCTATGGCAACCGGATGGCCACGCGGCTGCGCGAGCTGATCCCGCGCCAGCAGTTCGAGGTGCCGATCCAGGCCGCGATCGGTTCGCGGATCATCGCGCGCGAGACGATCCGCGCCATCCGCAAGGACGTGCTCGCCAAGTGCTACGGCGGCGACATCTCGCGGAAGCGGAAGCTGCTGGAGAAGCAGAAGGAAGGCAAGAAGCGGATGAAGACCGTCGGCCGGGTCGAGGTCCCGCAGGAGGCCTTCGTCGCCGCACTGTCCACTGAGGACAGTGGGAAGAGTAAGAAGTAATCCACTTTCGGGTGAACGGCGGCTCCGGGTTCTCCGGGGCCGCCGTTTCTGTCGGTGCTCTCTGGTGTGCTCTGGTGCGAACAGGGAAAGGAGAGCACCATGACGGACATCGAGCGTCCGGCCGGAGCAGGTCCTATGACGGTGCGCGACCTCGAGGGGATGCCGGAAGACGGCCGCCGTTGCGAACTCATCGACGGAGTGCTCGTCGTGAGCCCCGCGCCGGGTTTCCGCACCAGAAGATCACCTACCGGCTTTCCGGCGTGCTGGACGCGAGTTACCGGGAGGACCTGGACGTTCTCGGGGCGCCGTTCGCGGTGCGTTCAGGGGACCGGGTTGAGCTGCAGCCGGACGTCCTGGTGGGGCGGAGCGAGGACTTCACCGAAAGGATCTGCCCGCGCCACCCGTGCTCGCGGTCGAGGTGCTGTCCCGGAGCGCGGCGATCCACGACCTCACCACGAAGAAAGCCGTCTACCAGCGGCTGGACGTGCCGAGCTACTGGGTGATCGATGCGGCGGGCCGGATATCGCCGCGTTCGAACTCGACAGTGACGGGGTGTTGCCAGCAGGTCGCCAAGGCGGCCGGAGCCGAGCCGTTCGACGCGGTACGGCCGTTCCCGGTGCGGCTTGGTGCCGGACGAGCTGCTCGGACGGACGGTGACCGGTCGGGTGGAGTGGTGATCGGGTGAGTTCGGCTGGGTCGGGGCGGCTCTGCCCGGACGGGTGCTGGTGGATGGGTTCGGTTGGCGACGGGTGACGGGATGGCGGCCGGCTGGGTGACGTGGTGATGGGGTGGGCAATGGCAATGGGCGGTGACAGGCAGGCTGGGTAGTGACGGCGTGGTGGCTGAGCAGGCCGGGTGGTGATGGGGTGATGACGCGGTGGAAAGGCAGCGACGGGAGGGCAGGTGGGCGTGACGAAGCCGGTGTGGGTGTGAAGAAACTGAAGGTGGACGTGACCAAGCCGAGGTGGGCGTCACAAAGCTGAAGGATGTGATGCGGGCGGGTTGGGTGGTGATCGGGTAGCCGGGTGGTGATCGACTTGGCGGGAGGAAACGACGTCGGTCGGTCGACCCGTCCGGTTGAGGCTCCGTGTGCACCGGGCTCAGCGCTGGCAGTGGAGCGGTGTTTTTGCCGGATTTGCCGGTTTGGTGTGCCGCGGAGGGTGCCGTTTTGTGCGGTGCGGTGTGGCATCGAGCCTGCGGCGAACCGCAAGTCCGGCGGCATCGAGCCGTCTACGAACCGGGGGTCCGGTGGCGTAATCGGGCGGCGCCGCGGAGGCCCTGCCGGGCGGCGCCGGGGTCAGTTCACGCCGGTGATCCGGTCCGTGGTGATGAAGACCGCGGCGCGGCGTTCGGCGGCCATCACACGGTCGTACTCGGGCCAGTTGTCGTGGGTGCCGGTGGCGGACTTGAACACCTCGCGCAGCAGGGCCGGCAGGTCGGTGGCGGGGAAGGCCGGGTCCGGATCGTCGGGGCCGAGGATGTGGGTGCGGCCGGTGACCGAGGCCCAGTGCCAGCCACGGCGGAAGGTCACGGTCGCGTGGCCGGCGCGGCGGAGCAGGGTGAGTTTGCGGGCGTCACCGCGGGCGACGAAGGCGACGCACGGTGCGCCGGTCACCGGGTCGGGGTGGATGCCGGCGTTGACTACGGTGCTGTGCACAGTGCCGTCGGCGCGGGTGGTCGAGACGGTCGCGAGGCCGTTCTCCTGGAGGGACAGCGCGCGTACTGCAGCCAGATCTGAGGTCATGTCCCTTCTCAACGCCCGAGGGGTGCGAAATCTGCCGGGGTTAGGCTCGGGGGATGTTCGAAGATCTCGAGTTTCCGGTGATCGCGGCGCCGATGGCCGGTGGGCCGAGCACTCCGGAGCTGATCGGTGCGGTGACCGCGGCTGGTGGGCTCGGGTTTCTGCCCGCGGGGTACCTCGCGGCTGAGACGTTCGACGCCAAGCTCGCGCGCACGGCTGAACTCACCGGCGGCCGTTACGGAGCGAACCTCTTCGTCCCCGGCAACCGCTCCAGCGTCGACCTGACCGGGCACCGGGAGCGGATGCGGGCGGAGGCGCTGAAGTACGGCGTCGAGCCTGGTGAGCCAGTGTGGGACGACGACGAGTATGCCGCGAAACTCGATCTGGTCGTGCAGCGGCGGGTTCTACTCGTCTCGTTCACCTTCGGTGCCCCGGCTGCGGCCGAGGTGCAGCGGGTGCAGGACGCGGGCGGCCGGGTGCTGGTTTCGGTGACGAACCCGGATGAGGCCGGTCTCGCCGCGGCGCGGGGTGCGGACGCGCTGGTGGTCCAAGGGCCGGAAGCCGGAGGGCACCGCGCGTTGTTCACCGACGACCCGGCGAATCCGGCCGGTGGTGAGCAATACGGTTTGCTCGCGTTGCTCCGGCTGATCCAGGCGCGCACGGACCTTCCGCTGGTCGCTTCGGGCGGGCTGGTGCACGGCGCGGACGTGGCGGCGGTGCTCGCTGCCGGTGCCGCGGCCGCGCAGCTGGGCACGGCGTTCCTGCGGGCCACCGAAGCGGGGACGGCGGCGCCGCAGCGTGGAGCCCTGGCGAAAGGCGGGCGGCGGACGGCCTTCACCCGGGCGTTCAGCGGACGTCCGGCCCGTGGCATGGTAAACCGCGTGCTCCGCGACCTGTCTGCGGACGCCCCGGCGGCCTACCCGCAGCTGCACCACCTGAGCAAGCCGGTGCGCGCGGCGGCCGGGCGTGCGGGAGACCCGGAGGCGATGTCCTTGTGGGCCGGGCAGACCTACGAACTCGCCGGCGAGGGTTCCGCGGTGTCCATTGTGGAACGTCTGCGCGCCGAGGCGAAAGCGGCCGCCAGTCGGCTCGATCGGTTGCGCTGAAAGGGAAAGCCCGACGTGGGGTGGGCAGCTGCCCTGGCTGGTCGCTGGACCGGAGGGAAGGAGTAGAGGTGGGCGATCGTTTGGGGGAGCGCGCTGTTCGGCTGGGCCGGGATAGCTGACCCGGGGGAAACCGGGGCGCAGCCGCGCAGCGGCGCAGCCGCCGGAGAATGGTGGCGGGTCGCCCAGGGGAACGGAGCGAGCCGCCTGGGTGAAGGAACTTGGGCTGTCCGGCTGGAATCGGGGCCGCTTGCTGTGGTGGGGTGGGAGCTTGGCGGTCTGCCCGGAAACAGGGTGAGTCGCCTGGTCGATGAAGGGTCGGTTGCGAGGCTGGGATTGGAGCGGCTCGCCGCTGCGGAGAATGCTGGGTGGGCCGTGTGGCGGAGTGAGCCGCCTGGTTGGCGGAGCGCGGGCTGTCCGGCTGGAATCGGAGAAGTCGCCGCGGTAGAGCCAGGTGGGCCGCGCGGCGGAAACAGGGCAGTCACCGGAGAATGCTGGGCGGGGTGCGCCCAGGGAGACGGAGCGAGCCGCCCGGTAGCAAGGAGCGACGGCTGCCCGGCCGGAATCGGAGTGGCTCGCCGCTGCGGGAGAGAGACGGAAGCGAGCACAAGGAACGCAAGCGGCCTCCGAAACGGCCTGCCGCCCAGCGAAATCGAGACGGGCAGCCAGGTGGGGACAGGCCGTCCAGGTGCAACCGGGCGCTGGCAGCACCCGGACGGCCCGCCACCGACGTCAGTCCGAAGTGGACTCCAGCTCCGCCGAACCGGTCCGGTTGAGCAGGGAGTGCCGGCGGCTGTAAGCGAAATAGACCACCATGCCGATGGCGAACCAGATGGCGAAGCGCAGCCAGGTTTCCGGCTGCAGGAACGTGATCAGCCAGAGGGAGAAGACGATCCCGATGATCGGGACGATCGGCATGCCGGGAGTGCGGAAGGTTCGCGGCAGGTCGGGGCGGCGGTAGCGCAGCACGATCACGGCGATACAGACGACCACGAAGGCCAGCAGGATGCCGATGTTGGTCAGTTCGGCGGCCTCGTTGATCGGCAGGACGCCGGCGATGATCGCGGACGCGATGCCGAGTACCCAGGTGATGCGGCTGGGGACCTTGCGCACGGAATGGGTCTTGGAGAACCACTTCGGCAGCAGGCCGTCGCGGCTCATCGAGTAGCCGACGCGGGTCGCGCCGAGCATGAAGGTGAACAGCACGGTCAGGATGCCGATGATGGCGCCGGCCGCGATGACTGCGCCGAGCCAGCCGAGGCCGACCTTGGCGAAAGCGTCGGAGAACGCTGCGTCGGGGTCGATGTCGGTGAATTTCACCATGCCGGTCAGGACGAGGCAGGCCAGCACATACAGCACCATGGAAATGGCGAGCGAATAGATGATGGCCTTCGGCATGTGCTTCTGTGAGTCTTGGGATTCCTCGGCGGCAGTGGACATCGCGTCGTAACCAAACACGGCGAAAAAGACCGTTGCCGCGCCAGTGAAAGCGCCGCCGACGCCGAATGGGAAGAAGTTGCTGTAATTGCCGGTCTTGATGTGGAAAGCGCCGACCACGACCACCAATACCACCAGTGCGACCTTCACATACACCAGCAGCGTCTCGAACCGTGCGGCGTTTTTCATGCCCTGGTTGAGGACGAACGCGATCAGCAGGCACAGCACGACCGCGAACAGATTCACCTTGTACGAGCCGGAGGCCACGCCTGCCGGTTCGGTACCCGGCGCCCCGGCCATCCACTGCGGTAGTGACACATGCAGGAAGCCCAGCAAATCGTTGAAATAGCCGGAGATTCCGATCGCCACCACGGAGACGATCGCGGTGTACTCCAGCAGCAGATCCCAGCCGATGAACCAGCCGACGATCTCACCCAGTACCGCGTAACCGTACGTGTAGGCCGAGCCGGCCCGCGGGATGAGGCCGGCGAACTCCGCGTAGGAGAATGCCGCGGCGGCGCTGGCAATGCCCGCGATCAGGAACGAGATCAGCACCGCGGGCCCGGCGGTCTTGTTCGCCACCGCACCGGCGAGCGAGAAGATGCCCGCGCCGATGATGCCGCCGACGCCGATCGCGGTCAGCTGGCGCAATCCGAGGGTGCGCTGCAGGCCGCCCTCGGCGTTGCCTTCGATCTCGTCGATCGGTTTGCGCCGGAAGACCCCGGTTCCGGTACCCAGGCTGCGCGGAGCGGACATCGACTCTCCTCAAGCGGTCGTCAACGAACTCAGGCTGCGCACCGTACTAGCTTCGTCGCCGAGAGTTCCGCTATTCGCGGATCGCTGCCCGACCGTGACGGATCCGATGTCCGTTCAGCCCGTCGCGGTGTCCGCCACCGCCGTTTCGGGCGAGAAGCCAGTGCCGCGTATCACTCCGGCGCTGAAGAACGACAGCAGCTCCGCGACTTCCGGTGGATCGTCCAGCTGCGGGCAGTGGCCCCAGTCCTCGCGCACCAGCAGCCTGCTGTGCGGGACCAGGGTGTGCAGCCGTTGCCCGGACGCCGAGGTGACCAGCTTGTCCTTGCCGCAAGCCACAACCAGCAGAGGCACGCGCACCTCGTCGAGCCGGTAGGCGTCGCTCAGCTCCGCGACCAGCTGACGTGCTTGCTCCAGCCGACGGGTGGTGGCCCGGTAGTCCGGGAACAGCGTCGTGAACCGGCGTACCTGGCCGGCGTCGGCTTGGCGGGAGTCGGCGTAGAGGATCCGCGGCACGACCTGTTCGGCGACCGCGCGGACCAGGAATCCGGGTACCGGGACCGGCAGCGACGAATACAGGCGCAGCGGCAGGGGATTGCGCCCGACCGTGCGCACGAGCCACGAATCGACGAGGCCGGGGGCGGCGATCGACACCACGCCGGCCACCGGCAGCCGCGAAGTCTGCGCCGCACGCAGGCTCAGCGTGCCGCCGAGTGAGTTCCCGGCCAGCACCACCGGCCCCAGCACGGCCTGTTCCCGCACCACGGCGGCGGTGAACGCGTCGAACTGAGGCAGCATCGGCCCCGGGCGCAGAGACTGGGCGTCCCCGAATCCGGGAAGGTCGACGGCGGTCGCGGCGATGCCCTCGGCGGCGAGTTGGTCGAGTACCGGACGCCACGTGTCGGCGCTGTCGCAATACCCGTGCAGCAGCACCAGCCGCGGGGCGCGGGGCTTGCCGTCCGGGCGGCGGCGGGTGCGCCGGGGCGCCTCAGCGACCGGCGGCCCGGCTTCGAGCACGCGGGTCCGGACCCCGGCGAAGCGCCGGAACGATTCCCGGATCGGGTCCGGGTCACTGGGGTGCCGGCCGCCCTGGTCGGCGGGCGCGGGCCGCTGCGTCGCGGTCATGTTCTTCAGGTTAACTGTTCAAGGTCGAAAACCGGTCGAACTTCCGGGGTAACCATCGCATTGCGAAAGGCGGGGGTTGACGGGGCACCGGAGCCGGCGTACAAGCGGCGGCCCGGGTGCCCGCCGAGCGGGACGACCCGGGCCGGACCGGCCTGCTACCGGGTGAAGACGATCTTTCCGGCGGTCTCTCCCTCGGCCATCACACGGAAGCCTTCGGCGGCCTCGGCGAGCGGCAGCAGAGTGCCGATCTGCGGTTTGATGCCCGTCAGGGCCAAATACCCGAGTAGATCGGCCAGTTCGTCGCGGGTGCCCATGGTCGAGCCGAGGATGCGCAGCTGGAGGAAGAACACCCGCTGCAGATCCGCGGACGGGTCCGGACCGCTGGTCGAGCCGGACACCACGACCACGCCGCCGGGCTTGAGCGACTTGAGTGTGTGCGCCCAGGTCGCCTTGCCGACCGTCTCGAACGCCGCGTCCACCCGCTCCGGCAGCCGCGCGCCGGATTCGAAGGTCTGGTGCGCGCCGACCTGCTCGGCCAGCGCCCGCTTCTCCTCCGAACGGCCGGTGACCCACACCCGGAAGCCGGCCGCCCGGCCGAGCGCGATCAACGCCGTCGAGACCCCGCCCGAGGCGCCCTGCACGAGCATCGTCTGGCCGGGCCGCAGCCCGGATTTCACGAACAGCATCCGGTACGCGGTGAGCCAGGCCGTGCCCATCGTCGCGGCCTCGGGGAAGCTCAACCCGGCCGGTTTGGGCACGACGTTGCGCGCGGGCACCACGATCTGGTCGGCGAAGGTGCCTTGGTACTTCTCGGTGAGCAGGGTGCGCTTCGGGTCGAGGGTGTCGTCGCCCTGCCAGCCCGGTGCGTTGATCACCGAGTGCAGCACGACCTCGGTGCCGTCGTCGAGCGTGCCGGCGCCGTCGCAGCCCAGGATCATCGGGAACTGCTCGGCCTTGATGCCGACGCCGCGCAGCGTCCACAGGTCGTGCATGTTGAGACTGGCGGCCCGCACGTGCACCCGGACCCAGCCTTCGGGCACCTCGGGTTCGGGCCGCTCGCCGACGACCAGAGAGTCAAGCGGGGACTCGGCGTTGGGTTCCTTCGCGTATACGGCGAACATGGCAGCAACGTACCGCCCCTCGCCGTGCTCCCGCAGCAGACGCGCGTAGGCTCACAGTTGTGCTGAACGGGCTGGCCAACTGGTGGGACGGGGTGGAGCTGTGGCTCGCCCAGGCCTGGTTCCCGGTGCAGTTCGTGCTGGTCATGGTCGTTGTCGTGCCGCTGTGCCTGCTCGCCGCGTGGGCCATCGACAAGCTGGTCGGGCGCTGCGGCCGCTGGCTCGGCACGGCCCGTGACGACGAGCGCCCCGACGGCTCCTAAGCTGGCGCACCATGGTCAACCGTAGGCGGATCACCGCCGCGCTCGTCGGGCTGCTCGTGCTGGTGCTCGGGGGCTGGCTGGTGAAGGAGGCGACCGGCGGGCCGGACACGCCGCCCGCCGGGAACTCCGCGCCCGCAGCGGCCGCCGGTGCCGCCGAGTCGAAGCTGCCGGTGAAACCGCTGTCCGCACTGCCATCGCAGGCCAAGGACACCTGGCGGCTGATCCAGCAGGGTGGCCCGTATCCCTACCCCCGCAACGACGACGTCGTCTTCCAGAATCGCGAGAAGGTCTTGCCGAGCGAGAAAACCGGCTACTACCACGAATACACGGTGAAAACCCCAGGCAGTCCGGATCGCGGGCCGCGGCGGCTGGTCACCGGGCAGGCCAAGGAGCTGTACTACACCGGCGACCACTACGCGTCGTTCGTCGTCGTGGACCCGAGCCGGTGAGCGGGGGCGAGGACGCGAAGGCGGTCGCGGACCAGGCTTTCGCACGTGGCGCGTACCCGCACCTGGTCGACGGCGGCCGCACCGTGGACAAGGCGAGCACGCTGGACGCGATCGCCGCGGCGATGTCCTTCCCGGACTACTTCGGCCGCAACCTCGACGCGCTCTACGACATGCTCACCGACCTGTCCTGGCTGCCGCACGGCGAGCACGTGCTGATCTGGACCGGTTCGGAGGTGCTGCGTGGCGCCGAACCCAAGACCTACCTGGCGATCCGGAGCGTGCTCTCGGACGCCCAGCGGGCACTCGGACCCGGCGACGGCCGCATCGACGG
This Amycolatopsis sulphurea DNA region includes the following protein-coding sequences:
- a CDS encoding alpha/beta fold hydrolase; its protein translation is MTATQRPAPADQGGRHPSDPDPIRESFRRFAGVRTRVLEAGPPVAEAPRRTRRRPDGKPRAPRLVLLHGYCDSADTWRPVLDQLAAEGIAATAVDLPGFGDAQSLRPGPMLPQFDAFTAAVVREQAVLGPVVLAGNSLGGTLSLRAAQTSRLPVAGVVSIAAPGLVDSWLVRTVGRNPLPLRLYSSLPVPVPGFLVRAVAEQVVPRILYADSRQADAGQVRRFTTLFPDYRATTRRLEQARQLVAELSDAYRLDEVRVPLLVVACGKDKLVTSASGQRLHTLVPHSRLLVREDWGHCPQLDDPPEVAELLSFFSAGVIRGTGFSPETAVADTATG
- the lepA gene encoding translation elongation factor 4, translating into MTAPKTFADTTFTPPEFIRNFCIIAHIDHGKSTLADRMLQLTGVVEERAMRAQYLDRMDIERERGITIKAQNVRLPWQVGGVDHVLHLIDTPGHVDFTYEVSRALEACEGAILLVDAAQGIEAQTLANLYLALENDLHIIPVLNKIDLPSADPEKYAAEIAHIIGCDPSDVLRVSAKTGVGVAELLDECVRQVPPPVGDADAPARAMIFDSVYDTYRGVVTYIRVVDGKITPREKIRMMSTGATHELLEVGIISPEPKVSKGLGVGEVGYLITGVKDVRQSKVGDTVTAERNGAKEPLAGYREPKPMVFSGLYPVDGSDYPELREALEKLQLNDAALTYEPETSVALGFGFRCGFLGLLHLEITRDRLEREFGLDLISTAPNVVYRVVLEDRSELVVTNPSDWPTGLKISEVHEPVSKVSILAPSEFVGTIMELCQAKRGTLQGMDYLSEDRVELRYTIPLAEIIFDFFDTLKSRTRGYASLDYEESGEQAADLVKVDILLQGETVDAFSAIVHKDAAYTYGNRMATRLRELIPRQQFEVPIQAAIGSRIIARETIRAIRKDVLAKCYGGDISRKRKLLEKQKEGKKRMKTVGRVEVPQEAFVAALSTEDSGKSKK
- a CDS encoding ribonuclease domain-containing protein; translation: MVNRRRITAALVGLLVLVLGGWLVKEATGGPDTPPAGNSAPAAAAGAAESKLPVKPLSALPSQAKDTWRLIQQGGPYPYPRNDDVVFQNREKVLPSEKTGYYHEYTVKTPGSPDRGPRRLVTGQAKELYYTGDHYASFVVVDPSR
- a CDS encoding NAD(P)H-dependent flavin oxidoreductase — protein: MFEDLEFPVIAAPMAGGPSTPELIGAVTAAGGLGFLPAGYLAAETFDAKLARTAELTGGRYGANLFVPGNRSSVDLTGHRERMRAEALKYGVEPGEPVWDDDEYAAKLDLVVQRRVLLVSFTFGAPAAAEVQRVQDAGGRVLVSVTNPDEAGLAAARGADALVVQGPEAGGHRALFTDDPANPAGGEQYGLLALLRLIQARTDLPLVASGGLVHGADVAAVLAAGAAAAQLGTAFLRATEAGTAAPQRGALAKGGRRTAFTRAFSGRPARGMVNRVLRDLSADAPAAYPQLHHLSKPVRAAAGRAGDPEAMSLWAGQTYELAGEGSAVSIVERLRAEAKAAASRLDRLR
- a CDS encoding Uma2 family endonuclease, coding for MLAVEVLSRSAAIHDLTTKKAVYQRLDVPSYWVIDAAGRISPRSNSTVTGCCQQVAKAAGAEPFDAVRPFPVRLGAGRAARTDGDRSGGVVIG
- a CDS encoding VOC family protein produces the protein MEVLSSRMLIHPRDPQISTAFYRDTLGLAVEREFPGGTRFFAGGGSIEVVGSGQTAPSPDVNLFLQVRDLPAVLADLAVRGVEPVRGPQREPWGTDEAWITDPDGLRIVLVEVPEDHPLRRDSR
- a CDS encoding zinc-binding dehydrogenase yields the protein MFAVYAKEPNAESPLDSLVVGERPEPEVPEGWVRVHVRAASLNMHDLWTLRGVGIKAEQFPMILGCDGAGTLDDGTEVVLHSVINAPGWQGDDTLDPKRTLLTEKYQGTFADQIVVPARNVVPKPAGLSFPEAATMGTAWLTAYRMLFVKSGLRPGQTMLVQGASGGVSTALIALGRAAGFRVWVTGRSEEKRALAEQVGAHQTFESGARLPERVDAAFETVGKATWAHTLKSLKPGGVVVVSGSTSGPDPSADLQRVFFLQLRILGSTMGTRDELADLLGYLALTGIKPQIGTLLPLAEAAEGFRVMAEGETAGKIVFTR
- a CDS encoding class I SAM-dependent methyltransferase, which gives rise to MTTSPSPGATLDRAFGHPSGLLGRIGGRLMAFANAATEQRIVDLAQLEPDETVLVTGPGPGLGLDAASRLAGEVIGVEPSAEMRELCRARCGDRVELRAGTAAHTGSADASVDVVLTVNNVQLWDDRPAAFAELFRVLRPGGRLLLSAHEKLLQVTRHELADEAAEAGFTDLQTWTWEPPGFTALAAQLRARKPG
- a CDS encoding barstar family protein, with the translated sequence MSGGEDAKAVADQAFARGAYPHLVDGGRTVDKASTLDAIAAAMSFPDYFGRNLDALYDMLTDLSWLPHGEHVLIWTGSEVLRGAEPKTYLAIRSVLSDAQRALGPGDGRIDGWRLTVVLADS
- a CDS encoding amino acid permease, with the protein product MSAPRSLGTGTGVFRRKPIDEIEGNAEGGLQRTLGLRQLTAIGVGGIIGAGIFSLAGAVANKTAGPAVLISFLIAGIASAAAAFSYAEFAGLIPRAGSAYTYGYAVLGEIVGWFIGWDLLLEYTAIVSVVAIGISGYFNDLLGFLHVSLPQWMAGAPGTEPAGVASGSYKVNLFAVVLCLLIAFVLNQGMKNAARFETLLVYVKVALVVLVVVVGAFHIKTGNYSNFFPFGVGGAFTGAATVFFAVFGYDAMSTAAEESQDSQKHMPKAIIYSLAISMVLYVLACLVLTGMVKFTDIDPDAAFSDAFAKVGLGWLGAVIAAGAIIGILTVLFTFMLGATRVGYSMSRDGLLPKWFSKTHSVRKVPSRITWVLGIASAIIAGVLPINEAAELTNIGILLAFVVVCIAVIVLRYRRPDLPRTFRTPGMPIVPIIGIVFSLWLITFLQPETWLRFAIWFAIGMVVYFAYSRRHSLLNRTGSAELESTSD
- a CDS encoding pyridoxamine 5'-phosphate oxidase family protein, which encodes MTSDLAAVRALSLQENGLATVSTTRADGTVHSTVVNAGIHPDPVTGAPCVAFVARGDARKLTLLRRAGHATVTFRRGWHWASVTGRTHILGPDDPDPAFPATDLPALLREVFKSATGTHDNWPEYDRVMAAERRAAVFITTDRITGVN